The genome window GTTGCTGTCCCTTCTGCCCCCAACGGCGCATCTGATAACAGAGCGTTCAGGCAGCGCGCTGGGCACCTATGAACCCTGGCTCAACGCCGTGAAATTCAACCCACTCACCCGCCTGCCTGAGTTCCTGATGGGCCTTGCCCTGGGGAAGTTTTATCTTACACGCCGGGCACAGGGGCGTATGGACGTCCAGGCAGGCACAATCCTCGGACCCGTGGTGGCGTTGGCCCTATTGCTTATACTGGCCTTCAGCGGCAGCTTTCCGTACGTGTTTCTTCACAATGGCCTGCTGGCTCCCCTGTTCGCTGCGCTGATCTACGCGTTGGCGACGGGGAAGGGCGTCCTCACTGCCGTTCTCTCCGTTCCATTTCTGGTGCTGCTTGGCGAGGCGAGTTACTCGATGTACATCTTCCACGCCCCCCTCTGGGACTGGCTGTACAAATTCTCTAACACCGCTGGGATCGCGACTAACGGGGGGACAAGTCTATCCTTCCTGCTCGTCTACCTGGCGCTGATCGTCGGCGTCTCGATCCTGACGTTCAAAAAGATTGAGATTCCTGCGCGTGACGTCCTGCGTAACGTCCTCAGCGGAAAGCCGGCGCGCAGTCCAGCCGTGCCACGGGACGCTTCCGTGCCTACTTGGCGCTTCAATCCCCGACGCCCGGAATTCATCACCGGCGTCACAGTGGGTCTTGTCGCCGCCGCAGGTTTGCTGCTGCATCCATTACTGGCCCGCGCCGAATCTCCGCGAAGCACCCTGCCCGCCGTCGCGACCGCTCAGGATGCGCCGGGCCGGACGGGTAACCTGCTTGACCCGGCGGCGTTGGCTCGGGGCGTCGAGGCAGCTGGATGGAGGCCTGCGGGAGGGCGGTGGACGGCTCAGGATGGTGCGGTGGTGCAGGAGCAGACAGAGGGCTATGACCTGGCCCTCCTCTCCACCGGCATCTACCAGCCGCCATACACCTTCCGCGTGGCCCTCCGGAACTTGCAGGGGAACGGGGACGGGATCATGTTCAATGCTCCCCTTGCTGATTCCAAAAACGGCGCGCAACTGGTTCGTTACACCGACGATGGCAGCGGTCTGTTCTGGGGGCACTTTGACCAGAAGGGTGACTTCATTGGAGCGGGCTTCGCACAGACCCTGCCGCCTCAAAAGGCTGGACGGCACGTGCTGGAAATCCAGGTGGGCACGGACAGCTACAGCATCGTCCTGGACGGTCGGCAGCTTGCCAAGACTATTCCTCTTCGCTCGCGTGCTGGTCATATTGGGCTGACCACATCCGTCGGATCGGCCGCGTTTGACAGCGCAGAGGTCACGGTAGAGGGCGCCCCTAGTGCTACGACAGCGCCCGAAATGCCAGATCCGGCACCTGCCCCTACGGCTGAGAGCACAGGTGCTTTCCGTGAACCATTTACCGGGTCGCCTGAGGC of Deinococcus malanensis contains these proteins:
- a CDS encoding acyltransferase family protein, which translates into the protein MTTSPLPAPTLHALTGLRFLAAMHVVLYHYGLRTFEGAPFWVSNILHSGYVGVTLFFVLSGFILTYVYLDADARRTVDARKFWIARVARIYPVYLLGLLLWLPFFIGKASGDYISPLTAWLTGLTAPLALQAWIPNTACVWNCPSWSVSVEAFFYLLFPLLAALLYPKFRVATSGAFALTFLGLWLLSLLPPTAHLITERSGSALGTYEPWLNAVKFNPLTRLPEFLMGLALGKFYLTRRAQGRMDVQAGTILGPVVALALLLILAFSGSFPYVFLHNGLLAPLFAALIYALATGKGVLTAVLSVPFLVLLGEASYSMYIFHAPLWDWLYKFSNTAGIATNGGTSLSFLLVYLALIVGVSILTFKKIEIPARDVLRNVLSGKPARSPAVPRDASVPTWRFNPRRPEFITGVTVGLVAAAGLLLHPLLARAESPRSTLPAVATAQDAPGRTGNLLDPAALARGVEAAGWRPAGGRWTAQDGAVVQEQTEGYDLALLSTGIYQPPYTFRVALRNLQGNGDGIMFNAPLADSKNGAQLVRYTDDGSGLFWGHFDQKGDFIGAGFAQTLPPQKAGRHVLEIQVGTDSYSIVLDGRQLAKTIPLRSRAGHIGLTTSVGSAAFDSAEVTVEGAPSATTAPEMPDPAPAPTAESTGAFREPFTGSPEATGWAPVGGSWQLQARTFAETTEEGYDQVLLSPRVFQAPFVLTARFRNLTGNGGGVIFGSPEGESRTGRQLVRYSDDGTTLTWGYFNEQGDYEGQGSAPTTPPGTELHTLRVEVGSSTYAVLLDGKRVAQDVPLQTKSGRVGMQSSAGTVAFEAFEVDSAATGP